In Helicobacter bilis, a genomic segment contains:
- a CDS encoding outer membrane protein transport protein — translation MRRCQQIGINTKAVVLCLLSCMFYAKMSANGFKIQEQSLNATALSSAYVAGARGADASYYNPANMGFKNDWGENKHEFEFAFSLINIPGFKFQVPTTNQGLSSVTYMDYKGLVGQVEGILGSLIPKKIELQHTKADSAMVDGSTGDTNFMLPKFFYKSKNYNGFTFGASFIAPSGLAMKWNGLGGEFLQDVFIFLIEFAPSISYTYRDRISVGFAPRLLYGMGKFNNIVYVPLGTAQQQGQNGNGDKLPEEIQQEQIQQGKEPTAGKNCTPSFDPTILESLPDGLIPPDMAGMFDAIIENPGAYPFLGLPPNATRLDAIKAMVAKIQTCLVGTAQVVQKSDGSDIGFGYRASVSARVGDGGMFSVVYNSPVAMQFKGKVSADTIIGGPVGSVRMDAPLYLYVTMPEILTIAYSHDWTFKNKHKLRLEATYERTFWSRGRKFDTEFGWDEAKFTASPGSVPESFSQEQLMGMVGLADFTAVAMGNGWVDTHTFRVGATYITKRLRLMLSAAYDKAPVPQTAIGIPDSNGYMIGLGAKYNFRDFDVGVSLSNTFKDSSSSIYASGGVGQLRIATFSLGYRW, via the coding sequence ATGCGAAGATGTCAGCAAATAGGCATAAATACAAAAGCAGTAGTATTATGTCTATTATCATGTATGTTTTATGCGAAGATGTCGGCAAATGGCTTTAAGATACAAGAGCAAAGCTTGAATGCCACAGCTTTAAGCTCTGCGTATGTAGCAGGGGCTAGGGGTGCTGATGCAAGTTACTATAATCCTGCGAATATGGGCTTTAAAAATGACTGGGGGGAAAATAAGCATGAGTTTGAGTTTGCTTTCTCACTTATTAATATCCCGGGATTTAAGTTTCAAGTGCCGACTACAAATCAAGGCTTAAGTTCTGTTACATATATGGATTATAAGGGCCTTGTGGGGCAAGTAGAGGGAATACTTGGCAGTTTAATACCAAAGAAAATAGAATTGCAGCATACAAAAGCAGATTCTGCTATGGTAGATGGCTCGACTGGCGATACAAACTTTATGTTGCCAAAATTTTTCTATAAATCAAAAAATTATAATGGCTTTACCTTTGGGGCGAGTTTCATCGCCCCTAGTGGTTTAGCGATGAAGTGGAATGGCTTAGGCGGTGAGTTTCTACAAGATGTGTTTATATTCTTAATCGAGTTTGCCCCATCGATTAGCTACACCTATAGAGATAGAATCTCTGTGGGTTTTGCCCCACGCCTTTTATATGGTATGGGGAAGTTTAATAATATCGTATATGTGCCGTTAGGGACAGCCCAACAACAAGGGCAAAATGGTAATGGCGACAAATTGCCAGAAGAGATACAGCAGGAACAGATACAGCAGGGAAAAGAACCAACGGCAGGTAAAAATTGCACACCATCTTTTGATCCAACAATTTTAGAATCTTTACCGGACGGACTTATCCCACCCGATATGGCAGGCATGTTTGATGCTATTATTGAGAATCCCGGTGCATATCCTTTTCTTGGATTGCCACCAAATGCAACTAGGCTAGACGCCATTAAAGCTATGGTAGCCAAAATTCAAACCTGCCTTGTCGGCACAGCACAAGTCGTGCAGAAAAGTGATGGTAGTGATATAGGCTTTGGCTATCGTGCAAGTGTGTCGGCCAGAGTGGGAGATGGCGGTATGTTTTCTGTGGTGTATAATAGCCCGGTTGCCATGCAGTTTAAAGGTAAGGTGAGTGCAGATACGATTATCGGTGGTCCAGTAGGCAGTGTGCGAATGGACGCCCCCCTATATCTTTATGTAACTATGCCTGAGATTCTAACCATTGCATATAGCCATGACTGGACCTTTAAAAATAAGCATAAGTTACGACTAGAGGCGACTTATGAGCGGACATTTTGGAGTAGGGGTAGGAAGTTTGACACAGAGTTTGGCTGGGACGAGGCAAAATTTACCGCAAGTCCGGGCAGTGTGCCAGAGAGCTTTAGCCAAGAGCAACTCATGGGTATGGTGGGCTTGGCTGATTTTACTGCGGTAGCTATGGGGAATGGCTGGGTGGATACACATACTTTTAGGGTTGGGGCGACTTATATCACAAAGCGTCTGCGACTTATGCTTTCAGCAGCGTATGATAAAGCCCCTGTGCCACAAACTGCCATAGGTATCCCTGATAGTAATGGCTATATGATAGGGCTTGGTGCGAAGTATAATTTCCGTGATTTTGATGTGGGTGTGTCTTTGAGTAATACTTTTAAGGATAGCTCAAGTAGCATTTATGCAAGTGGTGGTGTAGGACAGCTTAGGATTGCTACTTTTTCGTTGGGATATAGGTGGTAG